One Streptomyces sp. V4I8 genomic window carries:
- a CDS encoding ribonuclease HII, which yields MPYEPPTHTVERSLRATTGAKIIAGVDEVGRGAWAGPVTVCAAITGLRRPPVGLTDSKLLTVKRRTELADHLRTWVTSYALGHASPEEIDGLGMTASLRLAAGRALEALPVRPDAVILDGKHDYLGDPWRVRTVIKGDRSCVAVAAASVIAKVQRDKMMAELGIDHADFGFVDNAGYPSPVHKAALAERGPTPYHRLSWAYLDALPQWRHLKKVRTWVEGSVPEIEGQLGFDF from the coding sequence ATGCCGTACGAACCGCCTACTCACACCGTCGAGCGCTCCCTTCGAGCCACGACCGGAGCGAAGATCATTGCCGGTGTCGACGAGGTGGGGCGCGGCGCGTGGGCCGGCCCCGTCACCGTCTGCGCGGCGATCACCGGACTGCGTCGGCCCCCTGTAGGGCTCACCGACTCCAAACTGCTCACCGTCAAGCGGCGCACCGAGCTTGCCGACCACCTACGGACGTGGGTCACGTCGTACGCTCTCGGGCACGCCTCTCCGGAGGAGATCGACGGCCTGGGGATGACGGCCTCTCTGCGGCTCGCCGCGGGGCGTGCCCTGGAGGCCCTGCCGGTCCGTCCCGACGCGGTGATTCTCGACGGGAAGCACGACTACCTCGGGGACCCCTGGAGGGTCCGAACGGTGATCAAGGGTGACCGGTCTTGCGTGGCCGTCGCGGCGGCCTCGGTGATCGCCAAGGTGCAGCGCGACAAAATGATGGCCGAACTGGGTATCGACCATGCAGACTTCGGTTTTGTGGACAACGCCGGGTATCCGTCGCCGGTGCACAAGGCCGCACTGGCGGAGCGGGGACCCACCCCGTACCACCGGTTGTCGTGGGCGTATCTTGATGCGCTGCCCCAGTGGCGGCACCTCAAGAAGGTCCGCACCTGGGTGGAAGGAAGCGTTCCGGAGATCGAGGGGCAGCTCGGCTTCGATTTCTGA
- a CDS encoding RecQ family ATP-dependent DNA helicase: protein MNTLELRAEADAVLAELVGSQEGSARLREDQWQAVAALVEERRRALVVQRTGWGKSAVYFVATALLRRRGAGPTVIVSPLLALMRNQVESAARAGIQARTINSANPEEWDTIYEEVERGETDVLLVSPERLNSMDFREQLLPKLAATTGLLVVDEAHCISDWGHDFRPDYRRLRAMLAALAPGVPVLATTATANARVTADVAEQLGTGAGEALVLRGPLERESLRLGVVQLPDAAHRLAWLAEHLDELQGSGIIYTLTVAAAEEATAFLRQRGFHVASYTGRTENADRLQAEADLLANRVKALVATSALGMGFDKPDLGFVVHLGSPSSPIAYYQQVGRAGRGVEHADVLLLPGKEDEAIWRYFADTAFPPEAQVRQTLSALADAGRPLSVPALEATVDLRRTRLETMLKVLDVDGAVKRVKGGWISTGEQWIYDAERYAWVARQRTTEQRAMREYVSTPRCRMEFLRRQLDDEGAAPCGRCDNCAGTWIASSVSTEALTGAAKELDRPGVEVEPRRMWPTGMPALGIDLKGRIPAKEQCSTGRALGRLSDIGWGNRLRPLLAENAPDGPVPDDVLRAAVAVLADWARSPGGWAPNVPDASARPVGIVAVPSLARPQLVGSLAQGIATIGRLPYLGTLTYTGPSGEHAVRRSNSAQRLRSLSGAFTVSEELAAALAASPGPVLLVDDYTDSGWTLAVAARLLRRAGSEQVLPLVLAAAG, encoded by the coding sequence ATGAACACTCTGGAGCTCCGCGCTGAAGCCGATGCCGTCCTCGCTGAGCTCGTCGGTTCCCAGGAGGGTTCGGCGCGGCTGCGGGAGGACCAGTGGCAGGCCGTGGCGGCTCTGGTGGAGGAACGTCGACGTGCTCTGGTGGTACAGCGCACCGGCTGGGGCAAGTCGGCGGTGTACTTCGTCGCCACCGCGCTGCTGCGCCGACGCGGCGCCGGCCCGACCGTGATCGTCTCCCCGCTGCTGGCGCTGATGCGCAACCAGGTCGAGTCGGCCGCGCGGGCCGGCATCCAGGCGCGGACCATCAACTCGGCCAATCCCGAGGAGTGGGACACGATCTACGAGGAGGTCGAGCGCGGTGAGACCGACGTTCTCCTCGTGAGCCCCGAACGACTCAATTCCATGGATTTCCGCGAGCAGTTGCTGCCCAAGCTCGCCGCCACGACCGGTCTTCTGGTGGTCGACGAGGCACACTGCATCTCCGACTGGGGTCATGACTTCCGGCCCGACTACCGTCGGCTCCGGGCGATGCTCGCCGCGCTGGCACCTGGGGTTCCGGTGCTGGCGACCACGGCGACCGCCAACGCGCGCGTGACGGCGGACGTGGCCGAGCAGCTGGGGACCGGCGCCGGTGAGGCCCTGGTGCTGCGCGGCCCGCTGGAGCGGGAGAGCCTGCGGCTCGGGGTGGTCCAGCTGCCGGACGCCGCACACCGTCTGGCCTGGCTGGCCGAGCACCTGGACGAACTGCAGGGCTCCGGGATCATCTACACGCTCACGGTGGCCGCGGCCGAGGAGGCCACCGCCTTTCTGCGGCAGCGCGGCTTCCACGTGGCCTCGTACACGGGGCGCACGGAGAACGCGGACCGGCTGCAGGCCGAAGCCGACCTGCTGGCGAACAGGGTCAAGGCGCTGGTCGCGACGTCGGCGCTGGGCATGGGGTTCGACAAGCCGGACCTGGGCTTCGTGGTGCATCTCGGCTCACCGTCCTCACCGATCGCCTACTACCAACAGGTCGGCCGCGCCGGCCGCGGTGTCGAGCACGCGGATGTGCTGCTGCTGCCCGGCAAGGAGGACGAGGCCATCTGGCGCTACTTCGCCGATACGGCCTTCCCGCCCGAGGCGCAGGTCCGGCAGACCCTCTCGGCCCTGGCCGACGCGGGGCGGCCGCTGTCCGTGCCGGCCCTTGAGGCGACGGTGGATCTCCGGCGGACCCGGCTGGAGACCATGCTCAAGGTGCTCGACGTGGACGGGGCGGTCAAGCGGGTCAAGGGCGGCTGGATCTCCACCGGTGAGCAGTGGATCTACGACGCGGAGCGGTACGCGTGGGTGGCGCGGCAGCGAACGACCGAGCAGCGCGCCATGCGGGAGTACGTGAGCACGCCCCGGTGCCGGATGGAGTTCCTGCGTCGGCAGCTGGACGACGAGGGGGCCGCTCCCTGCGGCCGCTGCGACAACTGTGCGGGCACCTGGATCGCGTCGTCCGTCTCGACCGAGGCCCTCACGGGGGCGGCGAAGGAACTGGATCGCCCCGGGGTGGAGGTCGAGCCGCGCCGGATGTGGCCGACGGGGATGCCCGCACTGGGCATCGACCTCAAGGGACGTATCCCGGCGAAGGAGCAGTGCTCCACCGGGCGTGCCCTGGGGCGGCTCTCGGACATCGGCTGGGGCAACCGCCTGCGCCCCCTGCTGGCCGAGAACGCGCCCGACGGTCCGGTCCCCGACGACGTCCTGCGGGCCGCGGTCGCGGTGCTCGCCGACTGGGCGCGTTCACCGGGCGGCTGGGCGCCGAACGTCCCGGACGCCTCCGCCCGGCCGGTGGGAATCGTCGCCGTGCCGTCCCTGGCCCGCCCGCAACTGGTCGGCTCCCTCGCCCAGGGCATCGCGACCATCGGCCGCCTGCCTTATCTGGGCACCCTGACCTACACCGGGCCCAGCGGCGAGCACGCGGTACGGCGCAGCAATTCCGCGCAACGCCTGCGGTCACTGTCCGGCGCGTTCACCGTCTCCGAGGAACTGGCTGCCGCCCTGGCGGCCTCCCCAGGACCCGTCCTGCTCGTGGACGACTACACCGACTCCGGCTGGACCCTCGCCGTCGCTGCCCGCCTGCTCCGCCGGGCGGGCAGCGAGCAGGTACTGCCGCTGGTGCTCGCTGCGGCAGGTTGA
- a CDS encoding DUF4192 domain-containing protein, which translates to MTNHSEATGSPEGDDNTGGEHPFAPGATDDANDTPEIYDAQVGPEEDHGRAGHASHTDHAAQAGRVDHGHAGRASHAGHLDQLDCTTHEAQLPEHQVTLRTPAELADALPYLLGYRPEDSIVLVALHDRSGRGRFGGRARLGIPASADDWDAAARQLAHGLVRGSERRGVRPEQMVAFLCQEPTEGETGRQVMERLRPLAQKMRVACGSLDVPVIEALCISDGRFWSYCCDRVECCPPDGRPMGLPGTSVLAAAATYAGVQVRGTLRELRARLLPLETAAALEQEAALDTVSMALVPRILDNASRADVAQQTLDLAERLMCRFAAALPLSGTLTADLRDDELLGHDEAARLILGLQDRATRDRAAEWMEGDEAGPALRLWRALARRCVGPYSEHAAAPLTLAGWVAWSTGDDLEAREALAMALGADRDYLFARLLHQACNEGLDPESIRRCLRAERKGRERAGAGPVDKPEEVEQLVLDHVNEPVRDEMGEPVLDEMGEPLRDEVDEPVRGEAVEPAPLSEVVESPPLSERVESVSSSETGDRRPSRHDPGSAASLPRSAKATGRERATSAPRPRASARTRPGAALRPGGTVARGSKETAPRTSPRTPKKGATRRSGSRPDGVSPGSAGGEGDA; encoded by the coding sequence ATGACGAATCACAGCGAAGCGACCGGATCTCCTGAGGGCGACGACAACACGGGCGGTGAGCACCCCTTCGCGCCTGGTGCAACCGACGACGCGAACGACACACCTGAGATCTATGATGCGCAGGTCGGGCCTGAGGAGGACCACGGACGTGCGGGTCACGCGAGTCACACGGATCACGCAGCCCAGGCGGGACGCGTGGACCACGGACACGCGGGACGGGCGAGTCACGCGGGACACCTGGACCAACTCGACTGCACCACGCACGAAGCGCAGCTGCCCGAGCACCAGGTCACCCTGCGCACCCCGGCCGAACTGGCCGACGCCCTGCCCTATCTCCTCGGATACCGCCCCGAGGACAGCATCGTGCTCGTCGCCCTGCACGACAGGTCCGGCCGCGGCCGGTTCGGCGGCCGGGCTCGGCTCGGCATCCCCGCGAGTGCGGACGACTGGGACGCCGCGGCAAGGCAGTTGGCCCACGGACTCGTGAGGGGCAGCGAGCGCAGGGGAGTCCGGCCGGAGCAGATGGTCGCCTTCCTCTGCCAGGAACCGACAGAGGGCGAGACGGGCCGACAGGTCATGGAGCGGCTGCGACCGCTGGCCCAGAAGATGCGTGTCGCGTGCGGCAGCCTGGACGTGCCGGTGATCGAGGCCCTGTGCATCTCGGACGGACGCTTTTGGTCGTACTGCTGCGACCGAGTCGAGTGCTGTCCGCCCGACGGCCGCCCGATGGGACTTCCGGGTACGTCCGTGCTGGCCGCCGCGGCCACCTACGCCGGGGTTCAGGTGCGGGGCACACTGCGCGAGTTGCGGGCCAGGCTGCTCCCCCTGGAGACCGCCGCAGCCCTGGAGCAGGAGGCCGCTCTCGACACCGTCAGCATGGCGCTGGTCCCCAGGATCCTCGACAACGCGTCACGCGCGGATGTGGCACAGCAGACGCTGGACCTGGCCGAGCGGCTCATGTGCCGGTTCGCCGCAGCCTTGCCCCTGTCCGGGACGCTGACGGCGGATCTCCGGGACGACGAACTGCTCGGACACGACGAAGCCGCGAGGCTCATTCTGGGTCTGCAGGACCGGGCGACCCGTGACCGCGCCGCCGAGTGGATGGAGGGCGACGAGGCCGGCCCCGCCCTCCGGCTGTGGCGAGCGCTGGCCCGCCGCTGTGTCGGACCGTACAGCGAGCACGCGGCGGCGCCGCTCACTCTGGCCGGCTGGGTCGCCTGGTCCACCGGCGATGACCTGGAGGCCCGGGAAGCCCTTGCCATGGCCCTCGGCGCGGACCGCGACTACCTCTTCGCCCGTCTGCTGCACCAAGCCTGCAACGAGGGGCTGGACCCCGAGTCGATCCGCCGCTGCCTGCGTGCGGAACGTAAGGGACGCGAGCGTGCGGGCGCCGGGCCGGTCGACAAACCGGAGGAGGTGGAACAGCTGGTACTGGACCACGTGAATGAGCCGGTGCGGGACGAAATGGGAGAGCCGGTTCTGGACGAGATGGGAGAGCCGCTACGGGACGAGGTGGATGAGCCGGTCCGGGGCGAGGCGGTGGAGCCCGCGCCGTTGTCCGAGGTGGTGGAGTCCCCACCCTTGTCTGAGCGGGTGGAGTCCGTCTCCTCGTCCGAGACGGGTGATCGTCGCCCGTCCCGGCACGATCCGGGTTCGGCCGCCAGCCTCCCTCGCTCCGCGAAGGCCACCGGGCGAGAGCGGGCGACGAGTGCCCCGCGTCCCCGTGCGTCGGCGAGGACCCGTCCTGGTGCCGCCCTCCGGCCGGGCGGCACGGTCGCGCGTGGCTCGAAGGAAACGGCTCCGCGTACGTCTCCGCGAACGCCGAAGAAGGGCGCCACTCGTCGGAGTGGGTCCCGTCCGGATGGCGTGAGTCCTGGGAGCGCCGGGGGCGAGGGGGATGCGTGA
- a CDS encoding glycogen debranching N-terminal domain-containing protein, which produces MCVALPGLAISTDQGQLTGRGLDGFYRAGRRVLSRCQIRVAGREPLAVQARMTAADRARFVGTLRSSPQAGPDPDVVVERTRHADGTERITLHSAAVRPLRLPVEVALGTDLADLGAIASGSTGPELPATVHDSGLRWTSARGNSAVTADPPPADALASAGLLRWELALPPGGSVSIELRVRPEGAGPVRAVGRAATSPLATARAAGDDPGVEALLRTGIEDLQALLLRDPAHPSDVHLAAGAPWRCGLAPAEALAAARMALPLGTRLAAGTLRTLARTQLRAQGPQSGMIPAPLRDAGTHLPPSCTSTEATLLFPALLAEARRWGLPEPETEELLPAAERCLTWLRTTVGDGTYLPDPHPVGPARCETQAHAHRAALLGADLLDACGRPGGAELRHWAGALRTAFRADFWIDDLGGGRPAAARAPDGRLVPYLGAATAHLLDTGLLGGGEQAPGLLDKVQTEQLARLLGGPAMDSGWGLRGLGVKEAGHNPFGHRSGAVRVHESALAVAGLAAAGYEKEASALLRGVLAAAAVFGHRLPDMYAGEPRTDGSAPLPHPAACRPAATAAAAGVLLLSTLAGIRPDAPAGTVMLRPVRSAPLGELVLTGLRVAGAPFSVRVSRLGLAMVEEAADGLQLRA; this is translated from the coding sequence ATCTGCGTCGCCCTGCCGGGCCTCGCCATCTCCACGGACCAGGGACAGCTGACCGGCCGGGGACTCGACGGCTTCTACCGTGCGGGCCGACGTGTGCTCTCGCGCTGCCAGATCCGGGTGGCCGGCCGCGAGCCGCTCGCGGTCCAGGCCAGGATGACCGCGGCGGACCGCGCCCGCTTCGTGGGCACGTTGCGCAGTTCCCCACAGGCGGGACCGGATCCGGACGTCGTCGTCGAGCGAACCCGTCATGCGGACGGCACCGAGCGGATCACGCTGCACAGCGCGGCCGTTCGACCCCTTCGGCTGCCGGTCGAGGTCGCCCTGGGTACGGATCTGGCCGACCTCGGTGCGATCGCGAGCGGCAGCACGGGACCGGAACTCCCCGCCACCGTCCACGACTCCGGCCTGCGCTGGACGTCCGCCAGAGGAAACTCCGCTGTGACGGCCGACCCGCCGCCCGCCGACGCGCTGGCCTCCGCGGGACTGCTGCGCTGGGAGCTCGCGCTGCCCCCGGGCGGGAGCGTGAGCATCGAGCTGCGGGTGCGGCCGGAGGGCGCGGGACCCGTGCGCGCCGTGGGCCGGGCGGCGACCAGCCCGCTGGCGACCGCGCGGGCGGCCGGCGACGATCCCGGGGTGGAGGCGTTGCTGCGGACGGGCATCGAGGATCTCCAGGCCCTTCTGCTGCGCGATCCCGCACACCCCTCCGACGTCCACTTGGCCGCCGGGGCACCGTGGCGCTGCGGCCTCGCCCCCGCCGAGGCCCTCGCCGCGGCCCGGATGGCCCTGCCCCTGGGCACCCGGCTCGCCGCGGGCACGCTGCGCACGCTCGCGCGCACCCAACTCCGGGCCCAGGGACCGCAGTCCGGCATGATCCCCGCTCCGCTACGGGACGCGGGCACGCATCTGCCACCGAGCTGCACGAGCACGGAGGCCACGCTGCTCTTCCCCGCGCTGCTCGCGGAGGCCCGACGCTGGGGGCTGCCCGAGCCCGAGACGGAGGAGCTCCTCCCGGCGGCCGAGCGGTGTCTGACCTGGTTGCGGACCACCGTGGGCGACGGCACGTATCTGCCCGACCCGCACCCCGTCGGCCCCGCCCGCTGCGAGACCCAGGCCCACGCGCATCGTGCGGCACTGCTCGGCGCCGATCTGCTCGACGCCTGCGGCAGACCGGGCGGTGCCGAGCTGCGGCACTGGGCCGGGGCGCTGCGGACGGCGTTCCGCGCGGACTTCTGGATCGACGATCTGGGTGGCGGCCGGCCCGCTGCTGCCCGGGCCCCGGACGGACGCCTGGTGCCGTATCTGGGCGCCGCCACCGCCCACCTTCTCGACACCGGCCTGCTCGGCGGGGGCGAACAGGCGCCCGGCCTGCTCGACAAGGTGCAGACCGAACAGCTCGCCCGGCTGCTCGGCGGTCCGGCCATGGACTCGGGCTGGGGCCTTCGCGGACTGGGCGTGAAGGAGGCGGGGCACAACCCGTTCGGTCACCGCAGTGGCGCCGTGCGGGTCCACGAGAGCGCGCTCGCTGTCGCGGGCCTGGCCGCGGCCGGCTATGAGAAGGAGGCGAGCGCGCTGCTGCGGGGCGTACTGGCGGCCGCGGCTGTGTTCGGCCACCGGCTGCCCGACATGTACGCGGGGGAGCCCCGCACGGACGGGAGCGCACCCCTCCCGCATCCGGCGGCCTGCCGCCCCGCGGCCACGGCGGCGGCAGCCGGAGTGCTGCTGCTGAGCACGCTCGCGGGTATCCGCCCGGACGCTCCGGCGGGGACGGTCATGCTGCGCCCCGTGCGCAGTGCGCCGCTGGGCGAGCTCGTCCTGACGGGCCTCCGGGTCGCCGGCGCCCCCTTCTCCGTACGCGTCAGCAGGCTGGGTCTCGCCATGGTCGAGGAGGCGGCCGACGGGCTGCAATTGCGAGCGTGA
- a CDS encoding NUDIX domain-containing protein: MPYDPSAFPPFAVTVDLVVLTVRRHALCALAVRRGEPPFQGRWALPGGFVRADEDLAQAAARELAEETGLRAHDPAVPAQDYGAHLEQLATYGDPKRDPRMRVVSVAHLALAPDLPAPRAGGDASNARWAPVDELLQQGGYGRDGEPVAPLAFDHAQILADGVERARSKIEYSSLATAFCPTEFTVGELRRVYEAVWGVALDPRNFHRKVTGTPGFLVPTGGTTTRQGGRPAQLFRAGGATLLNPPMLRPEV; this comes from the coding sequence ATGCCCTACGACCCGTCAGCCTTCCCGCCCTTTGCCGTCACCGTGGACCTGGTCGTGCTGACCGTGCGCCGCCATGCCCTGTGCGCGCTGGCGGTGCGCAGGGGCGAACCGCCGTTCCAGGGGCGCTGGGCGTTGCCAGGAGGGTTCGTACGGGCCGACGAGGACCTGGCGCAGGCCGCCGCACGGGAGTTGGCCGAGGAGACCGGGCTGCGTGCCCATGATCCGGCCGTTCCGGCGCAGGACTACGGTGCCCACCTGGAGCAGCTCGCGACCTACGGGGACCCCAAGCGGGATCCGCGGATGCGGGTGGTGAGTGTGGCCCACCTGGCGTTGGCCCCCGACCTGCCGGCACCCCGCGCGGGCGGTGATGCCAGCAACGCCCGCTGGGCGCCGGTCGACGAACTCCTGCAGCAGGGCGGTTACGGCCGCGACGGCGAACCGGTCGCGCCGCTCGCCTTCGACCACGCGCAGATCCTGGCCGACGGGGTGGAGCGCGCCCGCTCCAAGATCGAGTACTCATCGCTGGCCACGGCGTTCTGCCCGACCGAGTTCACCGTCGGCGAGCTCCGCCGGGTCTACGAGGCGGTGTGGGGTGTGGCTCTCGACCCGCGCAACTTCCACCGCAAGGTGACGGGCACGCCGGGCTTCCTCGTCCCCACCGGCGGCACCACCACACGCCAGGGCGGCCGCCCCGCCCAGCTCTTCCGGGCGGGCGGCGCCACGCTGCTCAACCCCCCGATGCTGCGTCCCGAGGTCTGA
- a CDS encoding ATP-binding cassette domain-containing protein: protein MIQAIGLTSDARKELPPAVDDVSFEARAGRVTALLGASGAGKTTVLRLMLELQRGRGITYFRGRPLHRIAHPSREVGVLLGDLPGHPSRTVRGHLRMLCAAAGVPARRADEVLEVVGLVSLREERLGTLSRGMDRRLGLACALLADPHTLVLDDPAGGLSARESRWLYGMLHAHATQGGTVLLTTADPKEAARTADRVVTLQRGRLIADQEAADFARTRLRPRVAVRTPHAPRFAALLTKEARAAHRSVEVVRESGNRLSVYGSTCADVGEIAFRHGILVHQLADEVGDMGPGTEAGSHTAEPRAYEVPQTPDAALAATGGRGRKATPPSGPDSGLAGTENPAARTGETPQPSGREPATAADPAQEARAGGPQASAEVPQARAGGPRPADGSTGGSRTRAAGARSSSSSAVALPDLPPPISVRPAPSPLRPLRYELRRAVGVGTSFATGAAVLVVSALTAVLLARVGHTPQHRLMAAWPQQLPLPPAALGAGLLGAIAFGDEFRHPALAADRGTVPRRLGLLAAKLLVASATALVLAVLTVGCDTEVLYLVYGPELAEVPADWLSLSASWIGLVVGCSWAGVLAAGLFRSTTAGLAAVVAVPIVVVPLVQKVLEGPSVRTAAGFPLRLREVLLSQWPFGGERYLEAAARVVAQPVGGALTLSLTALLCAYVLTTVRGRVR, encoded by the coding sequence GTGATCCAGGCCATCGGACTGACCAGCGACGCTCGCAAGGAGCTTCCTCCCGCCGTCGACGACGTCTCCTTCGAGGCGCGCGCAGGCCGCGTCACCGCGCTGCTCGGGGCGTCGGGAGCGGGCAAGACGACGGTGCTCAGACTCATGCTCGAACTCCAACGCGGCCGTGGCATCACCTATTTCAGAGGTCGCCCCCTGCACCGCATCGCCCATCCCTCGCGCGAGGTCGGCGTGCTCCTGGGCGACCTTCCCGGGCATCCGTCGCGCACGGTCCGCGGCCATCTGCGCATGCTGTGCGCCGCCGCGGGCGTGCCGGCCCGGCGCGCCGACGAAGTCCTGGAGGTGGTCGGCCTCGTCAGCCTGCGCGAGGAACGCCTCGGCACCCTCTCGCGCGGCATGGACCGCCGCCTCGGTCTCGCCTGCGCACTGCTGGCCGACCCGCACACCCTCGTGCTCGACGACCCCGCAGGCGGGCTCTCGGCCCGCGAGAGCCGCTGGCTGTACGGCATGCTGCACGCCCACGCGACCCAGGGCGGCACGGTCCTGCTGACCACGGCCGACCCGAAGGAGGCCGCACGCACCGCCGACCGGGTCGTCACACTGCAGCGCGGCAGACTCATCGCCGACCAGGAGGCCGCCGACTTCGCCCGCACCCGGCTGCGCCCGCGCGTCGCCGTCCGCACGCCCCACGCCCCCCGCTTCGCCGCCCTGCTCACCAAGGAGGCCCGCGCCGCACACCGCTCCGTCGAGGTCGTACGAGAGAGCGGCAACCGCCTCTCCGTGTACGGCAGTACTTGCGCCGACGTCGGCGAGATCGCCTTCCGCCACGGCATTCTGGTCCATCAACTCGCCGATGAGGTCGGAGACATGGGGCCGGGGACCGAGGCGGGCTCCCACACGGCCGAGCCGCGAGCCTACGAGGTGCCCCAGACGCCGGATGCCGCGTTGGCCGCAACGGGTGGCCGCGGGCGCAAGGCCACGCCGCCGTCGGGGCCTGACTCAGGGCTCGCCGGGACCGAGAATCCCGCGGCGAGGACGGGAGAGACGCCGCAGCCGTCGGGCCGCGAGCCGGCCACAGCCGCTGACCCCGCGCAGGAGGCTCGCGCAGGGGGTCCGCAGGCATCGGCGGAGGTTCCACAGGCACGGGCGGGTGGTCCGCGACCAGCCGACGGATCCACGGGCGGGTCTCGCACACGGGCCGCGGGTGCGCGCTCGTCAAGCTCCTCCGCCGTCGCCCTCCCGGATCTCCCGCCCCCCATCTCCGTCCGCCCCGCCCCCAGCCCCCTCCGCCCCCTCCGCTACGAACTCCGTCGTGCCGTCGGTGTCGGCACGAGCTTCGCCACCGGTGCCGCGGTGCTCGTGGTGTCCGCCCTCACCGCCGTACTGCTGGCACGCGTCGGGCACACGCCTCAGCACCGCCTGATGGCGGCCTGGCCGCAGCAGCTCCCGCTGCCGCCCGCGGCGCTCGGTGCGGGGCTGCTCGGTGCGATCGCGTTCGGCGACGAGTTCCGCCACCCCGCCCTGGCCGCGGATCGCGGCACCGTCCCCCGCCGGCTGGGGCTGCTGGCCGCGAAACTCCTCGTCGCCTCCGCCACCGCGCTGGTGCTGGCCGTCCTCACCGTGGGCTGCGACACCGAAGTGCTCTACCTCGTCTACGGACCGGAGCTCGCGGAAGTTCCCGCCGACTGGCTTTCGCTGAGCGCGAGTTGGATCGGGCTCGTGGTCGGCTGCTCCTGGGCCGGCGTACTCGCCGCGGGTCTCTTCAGGTCCACCACGGCCGGGCTCGCGGCGGTGGTCGCCGTGCCCATCGTCGTCGTACCCCTCGTACAAAAGGTCCTGGAAGGGCCGTCTGTGCGGACGGCGGCGGGGTTCCCGCTGCGGCTGCGGGAGGTGCTCCTGTCGCAGTGGCCCTTCGGGGGAGAGCGCTATCTGGAAGCCGCCGCGCGCGTGGTCGCCCAACCTGTCGGCGGTGCCCTGACGTTGTCGCTCACCGCCCTGCTCTGCGCCTACGTCCTCACGACCGTGCGCGGCAGGGTCCGATGA
- a CDS encoding FadR/GntR family transcriptional regulator, with protein sequence MSTLAHTMMTAARAADSGLAGPGDLDRYPYAEATVADRVGASAWDSAEPELGRVGRRAAGSRGRGLHGQLVQQLGQMIVSGDLGADRPLVPEEIGQRFEVSRTVVRESLRVLEAKGLVSARPNVGTRVRPVSDWNLLDQDIIEWRAFGPQRDDQRRELSELRWTIEPLAARLAAGHGRDDVQQRLGDMVEIMSHAMGQGDVLTFSRADAEFHSLLIQVAGNRMLEHLSGIVSAALQVSGGPVTGCDRPNEASLAQHSRIVDALAAGDGGAAEAAMRQLLTVHPEVERVVPAPREH encoded by the coding sequence GTGAGTACCCTTGCGCACACCATGATGACCGCCGCCCGCGCCGCCGACTCCGGTCTTGCCGGCCCGGGCGATCTCGACCGCTACCCCTACGCCGAGGCCACCGTCGCCGACCGCGTCGGAGCCTCTGCCTGGGACAGTGCGGAGCCGGAACTGGGCCGTGTGGGCCGACGCGCCGCGGGCAGCCGCGGACGCGGGCTGCACGGCCAACTCGTCCAGCAGCTTGGCCAGATGATCGTCTCGGGTGACCTGGGCGCCGACCGTCCGCTCGTGCCCGAGGAGATCGGCCAGCGCTTCGAGGTCTCCCGCACCGTCGTCCGCGAGTCGCTCCGTGTCCTGGAGGCCAAGGGCCTGGTCAGCGCCCGTCCGAACGTCGGCACGCGCGTGCGTCCCGTCAGTGACTGGAACCTCCTCGACCAGGACATCATCGAGTGGCGGGCCTTCGGACCGCAGCGCGACGACCAGCGCCGGGAGCTGAGTGAGCTGCGCTGGACGATCGAGCCGCTCGCCGCCCGCCTCGCCGCCGGGCACGGGCGCGACGACGTCCAGCAGCGGCTCGGCGACATGGTGGAGATCATGAGCCACGCGATGGGACAGGGCGATGTCCTCACCTTCTCCCGTGCCGACGCCGAGTTCCACTCGCTGCTCATCCAGGTCGCGGGCAACCGCATGCTGGAGCACCTGTCGGGGATCGTCTCGGCCGCCCTCCAGGTCTCCGGCGGGCCTGTGACCGGCTGTGACCGGCCGAACGAGGCGTCGCTGGCACAGCACAGCCGGATCGTCGACGCCCTCGCCGCCGGCGACGGCGGGGCCGCGGAGGCGGCCATGCGTCAGCTGCTCACCGTTCATCCCGAGGTCGAGCGCGTGGTGCCCGCCCCCCGCGAGCACTGA